The following proteins are encoded in a genomic region of Terriglobales bacterium:
- a CDS encoding site-2 protease family protein, which translates to MSEPNPLSPPEPPLQSTYEFYRPLEVFVAQPPPQRYWLHALLFLLTVFTTLVVGARLEYNFHANLPAFPPISDDATWGQVLLWWFPVRWVLAEPSRLLMGVPFSATLLLILFCHEMGHYLYCVRYRVHATLPFFIPAPTLIGTLGAVIRIKSPIRNRTHLFDIGIAGPIAGFVVALVALAASLLLSKRMPVGAASALPLGYPAIFHLVQDALRALGSHADVARVPIEALYLHPTALAAWVGMFATSLNLLPGGQLDGGHIVYAVRPQWHRWISLLTVLVLVYMTRYWSGWGLWSLILLMTARHPHVQREPTLSPGRYALAVLGLVMFLLTFIPAPFPGNDLSSLR; encoded by the coding sequence ATGTCTGAGCCGAACCCGCTCTCCCCGCCGGAACCGCCTCTGCAGTCCACTTATGAGTTCTATCGTCCGCTAGAAGTGTTCGTCGCCCAGCCGCCACCGCAGCGCTACTGGCTGCACGCCCTGCTCTTCCTGCTGACCGTCTTTACCACGCTGGTGGTCGGGGCGCGCCTGGAATACAACTTTCACGCCAACCTGCCGGCGTTTCCTCCCATCTCCGACGACGCCACCTGGGGGCAGGTGCTGCTGTGGTGGTTCCCGGTGCGCTGGGTGCTGGCCGAGCCGTCGCGCCTGCTCATGGGTGTCCCCTTCTCGGCGACCCTGTTGCTCATCCTCTTCTGCCACGAAATGGGGCACTATCTCTACTGCGTCCGCTACCGCGTGCACGCCACCCTGCCCTTCTTCATCCCGGCGCCGACCCTGATCGGGACCCTGGGGGCGGTGATCCGCATCAAGTCGCCCATCCGCAACCGCACCCACCTGTTCGATATCGGTATCGCCGGTCCCATCGCCGGATTCGTGGTGGCGCTCGTCGCACTGGCGGCCTCTCTGTTGCTCTCTAAGAGGATGCCTGTCGGGGCGGCCTCGGCTCTTCCTTTGGGGTATCCAGCGATCTTCCACCTCGTGCAGGACGCGCTAAGGGCCTTGGGCAGCCATGCAGACGTGGCGCGTGTTCCCATCGAGGCGCTTTACCTGCATCCGACCGCGTTGGCGGCCTGGGTCGGGATGTTCGCCACCTCGCTCAACCTGCTGCCCGGGGGACAACTGGACGGCGGCCACATCGTGTACGCGGTAAGACCACAGTGGCACCGCTGGATCTCGCTCCTTACCGTGCTGGTGTTGGTTTATATGACCCGATACTGGTCCGGGTGGGGCCTATGGTCGCTGATTCTGCTGATGACCGCCAGACATCCTCATGTCCAGCGCGAACCGACTCTCTCGCCCGGGCGATACGCACTGGCCGTGCTCGGCCTGGTGATGTTCCTGCTGACCTTCATCCCGGCCCCGTTCCCGGGCAACGACCTGAGCAGCCTGCGCTAG
- a CDS encoding HU family DNA-binding protein has product MIKLDIINEVVNKTGITKTKAELAVETVFESMKKALSTGDRIELRGFGVFNVRPRKTGIGRNPRTGAEVNIPPGKAVRFKPGKELQSID; this is encoded by the coding sequence GTGATCAAGCTCGACATCATCAATGAAGTCGTGAACAAGACCGGCATCACCAAAACCAAGGCTGAGTTGGCGGTCGAGACCGTCTTCGAAAGCATGAAGAAAGCCCTCAGCACCGGCGACCGCATCGAGTTGCGCGGCTTTGGCGTGTTCAACGTGCGTCCGCGCAAGACCGGCATCGGACGCAACCCGCGCACCGGCGCCGAAGTCAACATCCCGCCCGGCAAGGCGGTGCGCTTCAAGCCGGGGAAGGAACTGCAGTCCATCGACTAG
- the priA gene encoding primosomal protein N' codes for LVPFRNLRLSGVVTALHDTKPSVATRKVIQVLDHQPVLDGELRRLAEWIAQYYIAPLGEVFRTMLPLGGEFRRARSLRITSQGRAALHESAEKGARSRKSEEDTLAEFRVLDYLAQRDSAREETVRSANKVNRAVLARLLRRKWIEAEDVSSAEDATPTVRVAVLQQVEGKLNDNQRRIVETLAASGGRARLETLRTLDVPESTLGTLVRRGMVSMVEEAEEFNVSTVRPHASDFDLNREQRGALEQIEKAVEARSFSVTLLHGVTGSGKTAVYLAAMQQVLAGGRSAILLVPEIGLTPAAAANLYQVFGEQVAVLHSALSDGERAQQWHRIRRGEAKIVVGTRSAVFAPVTGLALIVVDEEHDTSYKQEETPRYHGRDVAVMRGKLARAAVVLGSATPSLESFLNASSGKYGLIELQQRVEQRPLPEVELVDMRVEFQQTGEEHVFSRRLVEEINQRLARGEQAMILMNRRGYSAVVLCRACGQTVQCRNCAIALTHHKREQKLMCHYCGYRERVPQKCPKCGSEYVYFLGAGSEKLEDLLHGAFPTARVGRLDRDTVRGRGDFERVLNALHAGELDLLVGTQMIAKGHDIHGVTLVGVVGADFALGFPDFRAAERTFQLLTQVAGRAGRGQTPGKVVLQTWFPDHYAIQFAANHDYGGFQEKELRYRRWMHYPPFSALANVLVRSDKLEEALRWSGLLGQWFHKTRLEGIRVLGPAAAPIVRLKRDYRFHFVLKSASRQKLNGALRAMLEHASGHRVPRTNVIVDVDALSLL; via the coding sequence GCTGGTGCCGTTCCGCAACCTGCGGCTTTCCGGCGTAGTCACGGCCCTGCACGACACCAAGCCCTCGGTCGCGACTAGGAAGGTCATCCAGGTCCTCGACCACCAGCCGGTCCTCGACGGCGAACTCCGCCGGCTCGCCGAATGGATCGCCCAGTACTACATCGCGCCGTTGGGCGAGGTGTTCCGGACCATGCTGCCGCTGGGCGGGGAATTCCGCCGGGCGCGGTCACTGCGCATCACCAGCCAGGGCCGGGCCGCGCTCCACGAGTCGGCCGAGAAGGGCGCGCGCTCGCGCAAGAGCGAAGAGGACACCCTCGCCGAATTCCGGGTGCTGGATTATCTGGCTCAGCGCGACTCCGCGCGGGAAGAGACCGTGCGATCGGCGAATAAGGTCAATCGCGCCGTGCTGGCGCGCCTGCTGCGGCGCAAATGGATCGAAGCGGAAGACGTATCGAGCGCTGAGGATGCCACACCTACGGTGCGTGTCGCCGTCCTGCAACAGGTCGAGGGCAAGCTCAACGACAACCAGCGGCGGATCGTGGAGACGCTGGCCGCCAGCGGCGGACGCGCCCGCCTGGAAACGCTGCGCACCCTTGACGTCCCCGAGAGCACGCTGGGCACGCTGGTGCGGCGCGGTATGGTCAGCATGGTGGAGGAGGCCGAAGAGTTCAACGTCTCGACCGTTCGCCCGCACGCCTCGGATTTCGACCTCAACCGGGAGCAGCGCGGCGCGCTGGAGCAGATCGAGAAAGCGGTGGAGGCACGCAGCTTTTCGGTCACGCTGCTGCATGGGGTCACCGGCTCGGGCAAGACCGCCGTGTATCTGGCGGCGATGCAGCAGGTGCTGGCCGGCGGGCGCTCCGCCATCCTGCTGGTTCCCGAGATCGGCCTGACGCCGGCGGCCGCAGCAAATCTCTACCAGGTCTTCGGCGAGCAAGTGGCGGTGCTGCATTCGGCGCTCTCCGACGGCGAGCGGGCGCAGCAGTGGCATCGTATCCGCCGCGGAGAGGCGAAGATCGTGGTGGGCACGCGCTCGGCGGTGTTCGCGCCGGTGACCGGCCTGGCGCTGATCGTGGTGGACGAGGAGCACGACACGTCGTACAAGCAGGAAGAGACGCCGCGCTACCACGGGCGCGACGTGGCGGTCATGCGCGGCAAACTGGCCCGGGCCGCGGTGGTGCTGGGCTCGGCGACGCCGTCGCTGGAATCGTTCCTCAACGCCAGCAGCGGCAAGTACGGCCTGATCGAGCTGCAGCAGCGGGTCGAGCAGCGCCCGCTCCCCGAGGTCGAGCTGGTGGACATGCGCGTCGAATTCCAGCAGACCGGCGAGGAGCACGTCTTCTCGCGGCGGCTGGTGGAAGAGATCAACCAGCGCCTGGCGCGGGGCGAGCAGGCCATGATCCTGATGAACCGCCGCGGCTACTCGGCGGTGGTGCTCTGCCGCGCCTGCGGCCAAACCGTGCAGTGCCGCAACTGCGCCATCGCTCTCACCCACCACAAGCGCGAGCAGAAACTCATGTGCCATTACTGCGGATACCGCGAGCGCGTCCCGCAGAAGTGCCCGAAGTGTGGCAGCGAATACGTCTACTTCCTGGGCGCCGGGTCGGAGAAGCTCGAAGACCTGCTGCACGGCGCCTTTCCCACCGCGCGCGTCGGGCGGTTAGACCGCGACACCGTCCGCGGACGCGGCGACTTCGAGCGCGTGCTCAATGCGCTGCACGCCGGCGAGCTCGACCTGCTGGTGGGCACACAGATGATCGCCAAAGGACACGACATCCACGGCGTGACCCTGGTGGGCGTGGTGGGCGCCGACTTCGCGCTCGGCTTCCCGGACTTCCGCGCCGCCGAGCGGACATTCCAATTGCTGACCCAGGTCGCGGGCCGCGCCGGACGCGGCCAGACCCCGGGCAAAGTCGTGCTGCAGACCTGGTTCCCCGATCACTATGCCATCCAGTTCGCCGCCAACCACGATTACGGCGGCTTCCAGGAGAAGGAGCTGCGCTATCGCAGGTGGATGCACTATCCGCCATTCAGCGCGCTGGCCAACGTGCTGGTGCGCAGCGACAAGCTGGAGGAAGCGCTGCGCTGGTCCGGACTGCTGGGGCAGTGGTTCCACAAGACGCGCCTGGAAGGCATCCGCGTGCTGGGTCCGGCGGCGGCGCCCATCGTCCGCCTCAAGCGCGACTACCGCTTTCATTTCGTGCTGAAGTCGGCGTCGCGGCAGAAGCTCAACGGAGCCCTGCGCGCCATGCTGGAGCACGCGTCCGGGCACCGGGTGCCGAGGACCAACGTCATTGTGGATGTGGACGCGCTCTCGCTGCTCTAG
- the dcd gene encoding dCTP deaminase: protein MGGIKSDRWIRKMALEHDMINPFSEKQMSTGVISYGVSSYGYDLRVADEFKIFTNVNCTIVDPKAFDERSFVTVRSDCAIIPPNSFALARSIEYFKIPRDILTICVGKSTYARCGIIVNVTPFEPEWEGFVTLEISNTTPLPAKIYANEGLCQILFFQSDEMCETSYKDRNGKYQAQKGIVLPKL from the coding sequence ATGGGAGGCATCAAGAGCGACCGCTGGATCCGCAAGATGGCCCTGGAACACGACATGATCAACCCTTTCTCCGAGAAGCAGATGAGCACGGGCGTGATCAGCTACGGGGTCTCTAGCTATGGCTACGACCTGCGGGTGGCCGACGAGTTCAAGATCTTCACCAACGTGAACTGCACCATCGTGGACCCCAAGGCCTTCGACGAGCGCTCGTTCGTGACCGTGCGCTCGGATTGCGCCATCATCCCGCCCAACTCCTTCGCCCTAGCGCGCTCCATCGAGTATTTCAAGATCCCGCGCGACATCCTGACCATCTGCGTGGGCAAGAGCACTTACGCCCGCTGCGGCATCATCGTGAACGTCACCCCGTTCGAGCCGGAGTGGGAGGGCTTCGTCACCCTGGAGATCTCCAACACCACGCCCCTGCCGGCCAAGATCTACGCCAACGAAGGGCTGTGCCAGATCCTGTTCTTCCAGTCCGACGAGATGTGCGAGACCAGCTACAAGGACCGCAACGGCAAGTATCAGGCGCAGAAGGGCATCGTCCTGCCGAAGCTGTGA